A single genomic interval of Carassius auratus strain Wakin chromosome 30, ASM336829v1, whole genome shotgun sequence harbors:
- the anxa2b gene encoding annexin A2b — MALVSEILTKLTLSYGGEREPKCPTVVPAYDFNPEEDAAKIETAIKTKGVDEQTIIDILTRRSCSQRSEIAFEYEKRAKKDLVSALKGALSGSLEHLILGLMKSTAQYDASELKSSMKGLGTDEESLTEMICSRNNEELREIKKVYREMFKKELEKDVSGDTSGDVAKLLLALVQAKRDEPSNVVDYEKIDNDARALYEAGVKRKGTDVTTWISIFSERSVPHLQKVFDRYKRYSPYDIKESIRKEVKGDLEKSFLTLVECLENKHLYFASKLSDAMKSKSVKEKVITRIMVSRCEVDLMKVRAEFKRNFGKSLYQTIFEHTKGDYQRALLNLCGGDD, encoded by the exons ATGGCTTTAGTGTCTGAGATTTTGACGAAACTTACATTGAGTTATGGAGGG GAGAGAGAACCGAAATGCCCTACAGTGGTCCCAGCTTATGATTTTAACCCAGAGGAGGATGCGGCCAAAATCGAGACAGCCATCAAAACCAAAG GTGTGGATGAGCAGACGATCATTGATATTCTGACAAGACGCAGTTGCTCACAAAGGAGCGAAATTGCATTTGAGTATGAAAAACGGGCAAAGAAG GATTTGGTGAGTGCCCTCAAGGGGGCGCTCTCAGGCTCTTTGGAGCATCTGATTCTGGGCTTGATGAAGAGTACAGCACAATATGACGCCTCTGAACTCAAATCATCTATGAAG GGTCTGGGCACTGATGAGGAGAGTCTTACTGAAATGATCTGCTCTCGCAACAATGAAGAGCTCAGGGAAATCAAGAAGGTTTACAGAGAGA TGTTTAAGAAAGAGTTGGAAAAAGATGTTTCTGGAGACACATCTGGTGATGTCGCTAAGCTTCTCCTTGCCCTTGTACAG GCCAAAAGAGATGAGCCGAGTAACGTGGTGGACTATGAGAAGATCGACAATGATGCAAGA gctcTTTATGAAGCTGGAGTGAAGAGAAAAGGAACTGATGTGACCACCTGGATTTCAATCTTCTCTGAGAGGAGTGTCCCACACTTGCAGAAAG TGTTTGATAGGTACAAGAGATACAGCCCATATGACATTAAAGAGAGTATTCGAAAGGAGGTGAAGGGAGATCTGGAAAAATCCTTCCTCACACTAG TTGAGTGCTTGGAGAACAAGCATCTGTATTTTGCCAGCAAACTCAGTGATGCGATGAAG AGTAAAAGTGTTAAAGAGAAAGTCATAACCCGCATCATGGTCTCCCGCTGTGAAGTTGATCTCATGAAGGTCCGTGCAGAGTTTAAGAGGAATTTTGGAAAATCTCTGTACCAGACAATT
- the LOC113049512 gene encoding nuclear receptor ROR-alpha-like isoform X2 translates to MYLMITAMKAQIESIPCKICGDKSSGIHYGVITCEGCKGFFRRSQQGTVSYSCPRQKSCLIDRTSRNRCQHCRLQKCLAVGMSRDAVKFGRMSKKQRDSLFAEVQKHRQQQQEEKVGDDTEKGREPQPPGEAEPLTPSYALSTNGLTELTDDLSGYVSGQTPEQGKVDSATGGFYLDIQPSPDQSGLDMDDIKLEPVCDLSSDSGLDQYCCYSNGDTSPPDNDLEHLSENICKSHMETCQYLREELQPSSWQTVLQTDLDAYQKKSQEDMWQLCAVKVTEAVQYVVEFAKRIDGFMELCQNDQIVLLKAGSLEVVFVRMCRAYNSQNNTVFFDSKYAGPEVFKALGCDDLISSVFEFAKSLNSLQLSEDEIGLFSAYVLMSADRSWLQEKTRVEKLQQKIKIALQNLLQKNQRDEGILTKLVCKVSTVRMLCRRHMEKLSTFRALYPETVHTRFPPLYKELFGSDFEQVLPQEA, encoded by the exons CCCAGATAGAGAGTATTCCCTGTAAAATCTGTGGAGATAAATCATCAGGGATTCATTATGGTGTTATCACATGTGAGGGATGCAAG gGTTTCTTCAGGAGGAGTCAGCAGGGCACTGTGTCATATTCGTGTCCTCGGCAGAAGAGCTGTCTGATCGACCGTACCAGCAGAAACCGCTGCCAGCACTGTCGCCTGCAGAAATGCTTAGCAGTGGGCATGTCAAGAGATG CTGTAAAATTCGGCCGGATGTCTAAGAAACAGAGGGACAGTCTGTTCGCAGAGGTTCAGAAACACCGTCAacagcagcaggaggagaaagTGGGTGATGACACAGAGAAGGGGCGGGAACCTCAACCTCCAGGAGAGGCGGAGCCACTCACGCCCTCTTACGCCCTGTCCACCAATGGTCTCACAGAGCTCACCGATGACCTCAGTGGATACGTGAGCGGTCAGACCCCAGAGCAGGGAAAGGTGGATTCAGCGACTGGTGGATTTTACCTTGACATTCAGCCCTCTCCAGACCAGTCAGGTCTAGACATGGATGACATTAAACTAGAACCTGTGTGCGACCTCAGCTCGGACTCTGGCTTAGATCAATATTGTTGCTATAGCAATGGAGACACTTCACCTCCTGACAATGACCTAG AACATCTGTCAGAGAACATCTGCAAGTCTCACATGGAGACGTGCCAGTATCTTCGAGAAGAGCTACAGCCCAGCAGCTGGCAGACAGTCTTACAGACCGACCTGGATGCGTACCAAAAGAAG TCTCAGGAGGACATGTGGCAGCTGTGTGCAGTTAAAGTCACTGAAGCTGTGCAGTATGTGGTTGAGTTTGCCAAGCGCATTGATGGATTCATGGAGCTCTGTCAGAACGATCAGATCGTGCTGCTCAAAGCAG GTTCTTTAGAAGTCGTGTTCGTGAGGATGTGTCGGGCATATAACTCCCAGAACAACACTGTCTTTTTTGACAGCAAATATGCTGGGCCGGAGGTCTTCAAAGCATTGG gCTGTGATGATCTTATCAGCTCTGTGTTTGAGTTTGCGAAGAGCCTGAACTCTCTACAGCTCAGTGAAGATGAGATCGGCCTGTTTTCAGCATACGTGCTGATGTCTGCAG ATCGCTCCTGGCTCCAGGAGAAGACCAGAGTGGAGAAACTCCAGCAGAAGATCAAGATTGCCCTCCAGAACCTCCTGCAGAAGAACCAGAGGGATGAGGGAATTCTCACAAAG CTTGTCTGTAAAGTGTCCACCGTTCGGATGTTATGCCGCCGCCATATGGAAAAACTGAGCACATTCAGAGCTCTTTACCCAGAAACGGTCCACACACGCTTCCCTCCACTCTATAAGGAGCTGTTTGGCTCAGACTTTGAGCAGGTTCTGCCTCAGGAGGCCTGA